A window from Variovorax sp. PBL-E5 encodes these proteins:
- a CDS encoding ABC transporter permease: MSDAGPHRLHSHMTPAQRPAKRAARLADRVRARRFRINPLSAAVVVLALVVWALVSNFVLVDSLALPSPQVLGRTFWDLFQNGYGHRSIFEHIGTSMGRALTGFLLAVVCSTVIGLLVGYSATARAILMPFIDFIRPVPALALVPLFVFFFGIGSLSKVALIFLGAFVYMTLQTSDGVRSIPADLFSAGRSMGFTTAQMFRHVVLPGTLPAVVTGMRTALSLSWALVVAAELIAAPSGLGYIVTDATQFFQIPVVYCAVILLGVLGFAMDRLIVAFRARVLHWQGK, from the coding sequence ATGAGCGATGCCGGGCCCCATCGGTTGCACTCGCACATGACGCCGGCGCAAAGGCCGGCGAAGCGCGCCGCGCGGCTTGCCGATCGGGTCCGCGCACGGCGGTTTCGCATCAATCCGCTGAGCGCGGCGGTCGTGGTCCTTGCGCTGGTGGTGTGGGCGCTGGTTTCCAATTTCGTGCTCGTCGATTCGCTGGCACTGCCGTCCCCGCAGGTTCTGGGGCGCACGTTCTGGGACCTGTTCCAGAACGGCTACGGACACCGGTCGATCTTCGAGCACATCGGGACGAGCATGGGCCGGGCGCTGACGGGCTTCCTGCTCGCCGTGGTCTGCAGCACCGTGATCGGACTGCTGGTGGGCTACAGCGCGACGGCGCGGGCCATCCTGATGCCTTTCATCGACTTCATCCGTCCGGTTCCGGCGCTGGCCCTTGTTCCGCTGTTCGTCTTCTTCTTCGGCATCGGCAGCCTGTCGAAGGTCGCGTTGATCTTCCTGGGCGCATTCGTCTACATGACGCTGCAGACCTCGGATGGCGTACGTTCGATCCCGGCCGATCTGTTCAGCGCCGGTCGAAGCATGGGCTTCACCACCGCGCAGATGTTCAGGCATGTGGTGCTGCCGGGCACGCTGCCTGCGGTGGTGACGGGGATGCGCACCGCACTGTCGCTTTCATGGGCGCTGGTGGTGGCCGCCGAACTCATCGCAGCGCCGAGCGGCCTGGGCTACATCGTGACCGATGCGACCCAGTTCTTCCAGATCCCCGTGGTCTATTGCGCGGTCATCCTGTTGGGCGTTCTGGGCTTCGCGATGGACCGCCTGATCGTCGCGTTCAGAGCCAGGGTCCTGCATTGGCAGGGAAAGTGA
- a CDS encoding indolepyruvate ferredoxin oxidoreductase family protein, with the protein MNSLTEAPVRPNELHRSDYQLSDSLWASSGAIFLTGTQALVRLMLMQRQHDAALGLKTQGFVSGYRGSPLGMVDQAIWKAGPRFGDAGIRFVPAINEELAATQVLGTQRVESDPERTVDGVFAMWYGKGPGVDRAGDALKHGNAYGSSPHGGVLVVAGDDHGCVSSSMPHQSDQALAAWSMPVLQPACVAEYLEFGLYGYALSRYAGAWVGMAALSEVVESASTVDLDLVLARVAAWADADAVRAATGHREPVDGLHYRWPDLPSLRIESRLADKLDAVAAFARVNSIDRHVIESPDAKVGIVTCGKAHYDLMEVLRRLEITPEALARVGVRLYKVGLSFPIEQSRIKAFAAGLDEILIVEEKGAVVETQMRELFYNLPADTRPVLVGKRDREGRPLVSALGELRPSRLIELVAHWLSAHFPANQDLGDHLQHVRDFTPPELLANPSDSVKRLPYFCAGCPHNTSTKVPEGSTARAGIGCHFMANWMDRSTAGLIQMGGEGVDWVSHSLFTRTPHVFQNLGDGTYYHSGYLAIRQAVAAKATITYKILFNDAVAMTGGQPVDGVISVDAIARQVESEGVKQVVVVSDNICKYDAIQSRFPAGTEFHDRAELDVVQRRLREIAGVTVLIYEQTCAAEKRRRRKKGELLDPPKRLFINEAVCEGCGDCGVQSNCVAVLPSETPLGRKRKIDQTSCNKDYSCAKGFCPSFVGVTGGALRKKSGALARDLDAFFRQAAALPTPAAHTWTAPYDLLVTGVGGTGVVTVGSVIAMAAHLEGKSASVLDFMGFAQKGGAVLSFVRLADVPERLNQVRIDTQQADAILACDIVVGASPDALQTVRHGRTRILANTHEIPVAESLRNPDAELHVDLLLDKLRFAAGDERVETFDAQGLAEEFLGGTLAANILAMGYAWQRGLLPLGLAALTRAIELNGVAVPENLLAFALGRVAAANADALERLRATPATAAQDDSIDALIARGVAHLTGYQNAAWARRFEAHVRALREREAALPGGDPTLPLTRNAARSLQKLMSYKDEYEVARLYTNGDFRRKLAEQFEGDVRLEFHMAPPFIARPKNGQPPVKIRLGGWMLPAMGWLARGKVLRGTVFDVFGHTQERRLERALITQFEQRLETLMAGLSATGQARAAQIAALPLDIRGYGHVKLANLALTRAREAELLHRLDPERYPKPVAGAPTAGQFRGIAVVAE; encoded by the coding sequence ATGAACTCCCTCACCGAGGCGCCCGTGCGCCCGAACGAATTGCATCGTTCCGACTATCAGCTTTCCGACAGCCTCTGGGCCTCTTCGGGCGCCATCTTCCTCACCGGCACGCAGGCGCTGGTACGGCTGATGCTGATGCAGCGCCAGCATGACGCAGCCCTCGGCCTGAAGACGCAGGGCTTCGTGAGCGGCTACCGCGGCTCGCCGCTCGGCATGGTCGACCAGGCGATCTGGAAGGCGGGGCCGCGCTTCGGCGATGCCGGCATCCGCTTCGTGCCGGCGATCAACGAGGAGCTCGCGGCGACGCAGGTGCTGGGCACGCAGCGCGTCGAATCGGATCCGGAGCGCACCGTCGATGGCGTGTTCGCGATGTGGTACGGCAAGGGGCCTGGCGTCGATCGCGCCGGCGATGCGCTCAAGCACGGCAACGCCTATGGCTCGTCGCCGCATGGCGGCGTGCTGGTGGTGGCCGGCGACGACCATGGCTGCGTCTCCTCGTCGATGCCGCACCAGAGCGACCAGGCGCTGGCCGCATGGAGCATGCCGGTGCTGCAGCCGGCCTGTGTCGCCGAGTACCTGGAGTTCGGCCTGTACGGCTATGCGCTGTCGCGCTATGCCGGCGCCTGGGTCGGCATGGCCGCATTGTCGGAGGTGGTGGAGAGCGCGAGCACGGTCGACCTCGACCTCGTGCTCGCACGCGTCGCCGCATGGGCCGATGCCGACGCGGTGCGCGCCGCGACCGGCCACAGAGAACCCGTCGACGGCCTGCATTACCGCTGGCCGGACCTGCCTTCGCTGCGCATCGAATCGCGCCTGGCCGACAAGCTCGACGCGGTGGCCGCCTTCGCGCGCGTCAACAGCATCGACCGCCACGTGATCGAGAGCCCGGATGCGAAGGTCGGCATCGTCACCTGCGGCAAGGCCCACTACGACCTGATGGAAGTGCTGCGGCGCCTGGAGATCACGCCCGAGGCACTGGCGCGCGTCGGCGTGCGGCTCTACAAGGTGGGCCTGAGTTTTCCGATCGAGCAGAGCCGCATCAAGGCCTTCGCGGCCGGACTCGACGAGATCCTGATCGTCGAAGAGAAGGGCGCCGTCGTCGAGACGCAGATGCGCGAGCTGTTCTACAACCTGCCGGCCGATACGCGGCCCGTGCTGGTCGGCAAGCGCGACCGCGAGGGACGGCCGCTGGTGTCGGCGCTCGGCGAACTGCGGCCCTCGCGGCTGATCGAGCTGGTCGCGCACTGGCTGTCGGCGCATTTCCCGGCCAACCAGGATCTCGGCGACCACCTGCAGCACGTGCGCGACTTCACGCCGCCCGAATTGCTCGCCAACCCGAGCGACAGCGTCAAGCGCCTGCCTTACTTCTGCGCCGGCTGTCCGCACAACACGAGCACGAAGGTGCCCGAAGGCTCGACTGCGCGCGCCGGCATCGGCTGCCACTTCATGGCCAACTGGATGGACCGCAGCACCGCCGGGCTGATCCAGATGGGCGGCGAGGGTGTCGACTGGGTCTCGCATTCGCTCTTCACTCGCACGCCGCACGTGTTCCAGAACCTGGGCGACGGCACCTACTACCACTCGGGCTACCTCGCGATCCGGCAGGCGGTCGCGGCCAAGGCCACGATCACCTACAAGATCCTGTTCAACGACGCGGTCGCGATGACCGGCGGCCAGCCGGTCGACGGCGTGATCAGCGTCGATGCGATCGCGCGCCAGGTCGAATCCGAAGGCGTGAAACAGGTCGTGGTCGTCAGCGACAACATCTGCAAGTACGACGCCATCCAATCACGCTTCCCGGCCGGCACCGAGTTCCACGACCGTGCCGAGCTGGACGTAGTGCAGCGCCGCCTGCGCGAGATCGCCGGCGTCACCGTGCTGATCTACGAGCAGACCTGCGCGGCCGAGAAGCGGCGCCGCCGGAAGAAGGGTGAACTGCTCGATCCGCCGAAACGCCTCTTCATCAACGAGGCCGTCTGCGAAGGCTGCGGCGACTGCGGCGTGCAGAGCAATTGCGTCGCGGTGCTGCCGAGCGAGACGCCGCTCGGGCGCAAGCGCAAGATCGACCAGACCAGCTGCAACAAGGATTATTCCTGCGCCAAGGGCTTCTGTCCGAGCTTCGTCGGCGTGACGGGCGGCGCGCTGCGCAAGAAGAGCGGCGCGTTGGCGCGCGATCTCGATGCCTTCTTCCGCCAGGCCGCGGCCTTGCCGACACCCGCTGCGCACACCTGGACGGCGCCTTACGACCTGCTGGTCACGGGCGTCGGCGGCACCGGCGTGGTCACGGTCGGCAGCGTGATTGCGATGGCCGCGCACCTCGAAGGCAAGTCGGCCAGCGTGCTCGACTTCATGGGCTTCGCGCAGAAGGGCGGCGCGGTGCTGAGCTTCGTGCGCCTGGCCGACGTGCCCGAGCGCCTCAACCAGGTCCGCATCGACACCCAGCAGGCCGACGCGATCCTGGCCTGCGACATCGTGGTCGGCGCATCGCCCGATGCGCTGCAGACGGTGCGCCACGGCCGCACGCGCATCCTGGCGAACACGCACGAGATTCCGGTGGCCGAGTCGCTGCGCAATCCGGATGCCGAACTGCATGTCGACCTGCTGCTGGACAAGCTGCGCTTCGCGGCCGGCGACGAGCGGGTCGAGACCTTCGATGCACAAGGCCTGGCGGAGGAATTCCTCGGCGGCACGCTGGCCGCCAACATCCTCGCGATGGGCTATGCGTGGCAACGCGGCCTGCTGCCGCTCGGTCTCGCGGCGCTGACGCGCGCGATCGAACTCAATGGCGTCGCCGTGCCGGAGAACCTGCTCGCATTCGCGCTCGGCCGCGTCGCTGCGGCGAACGCGGATGCGCTGGAGCGCCTGCGCGCGACACCGGCCACTGCTGCGCAGGACGATTCGATCGATGCGCTGATTGCACGCGGCGTGGCCCATCTGACGGGCTACCAGAACGCGGCCTGGGCACGCCGCTTCGAAGCCCATGTCCGCGCGCTGCGCGAGCGCGAGGCCGCGCTGCCGGGCGGCGACCCCACGCTGCCCCTGACGCGCAATGCGGCGCGCAGCCTGCAGAAGCTGATGAGCTACAAGGACGAGTACGAAGTCGCGCGCCTCTACACGAACGGCGATTTCCGCCGCAAGCTGGCCGAGCAGTTCGAGGGCGACGTCCGGCTCGAATTCCACATGGCCCCGCCCTTCATCGCGCGCCCGAAGAATGGCCAACCACCAGTCAAGATCCGCCTCGGCGGCTGGATGCTGCCGGCGATGGGATGGCTGGCACGCGGCAAAGTCCTGCGCGGCACGGTGTTCGATGTGTTCGGACACACGCAGGAGCGCCGGCTGGAACGCGCCCTGATCACGCAATTCGAGCAACGCCTGGAGACGCTGATGGCCGGCCTCAGCGCGACCGGCCAGGCGCGAGCGGCGCAGATCGCGGCACTCCCGCTCGACATCCGCGGCTATGGCCACGTCAAGCTCGCGAACCTCGCGCTGACGCGGGCGCGCGAGGCGGAGCTGCTGCATCGGCTGGACCCGGAGCGCTATCCCAAGCCGGTGGCCGGTGCACCGACCGCCGGCCAGTTCCGCGGCATCGCGGTGGTGGCTGAATAA
- a CDS encoding DUF302 domain-containing protein: MRSASEASAGAQEHIITNPSNEAGLVEQIGASDFASTLERLTAAIEGAGLQIFARIDHAAGARAIGMDMLPAVVLVYGHARGGTPIMQACPQAALDLPLRVLVRQDEEGRTRVAFRPVGAMLRQFGVTEELAARLEPAQRLLLGALSP, translated from the coding sequence ATGCGGTCTGCATCGGAGGCATCCGCCGGCGCGCAGGAGCACATCATCACGAACCCATCGAACGAGGCCGGACTGGTCGAGCAAATCGGCGCCTCGGACTTCGCATCCACGCTCGAACGGCTGACCGCGGCCATCGAAGGCGCCGGGCTGCAGATCTTCGCGCGCATCGATCACGCGGCAGGTGCGCGCGCGATCGGCATGGACATGCTGCCGGCCGTGGTGCTGGTCTATGGCCACGCGCGCGGCGGCACGCCGATCATGCAGGCCTGTCCGCAGGCGGCGCTGGACCTGCCGCTGCGCGTGCTGGTGCGGCAGGACGAAGAGGGGCGCACGCGGGTTGCGTTCCGTCCGGTCGGGGCGATGCTTCGGCAGTTCGGCGTGACCGAAGAGCTGGCGGCTCGGCTCGAACCGGCGCAGCGGCTGCTGCTCGGTGCGCTGAGTCCCTGA
- a CDS encoding nucleoside hydrolase: MRRKLILDVDTGTDDAVAIMLAALHPDLDLIACTTVNGNVDVQQATDNTLRVLEFIGRADVPVYEGLHRPIARKDFPVPRSARDMTSYIHGFELPLPPPTIAKQRGHAVEFLIETYRTAREEIALVPLGPSSNVAVALALAPDFVDLVPEVVMMGGAHAIGNTTPSTGFNTWSDPEAAASVLDAGFRQLTMIPIDATHQALITRDDCRELAALGTPAGIAASKLIERRIAGHIAGQPMSVLESTPVHDPLCVAFLTNPSIVTTRFLHVAVETKGELTLGRTVIDVSSRSGKAPNCHVAFHADGAAFTAMLKQVFGTARPPRN, encoded by the coding sequence ATGCGGCGCAAACTGATCCTCGACGTGGACACCGGAACGGATGATGCGGTGGCCATCATGCTGGCGGCCCTACATCCGGACCTGGACCTGATCGCATGCACCACGGTCAACGGAAATGTCGACGTGCAGCAGGCCACCGACAACACACTGCGCGTGCTGGAATTCATCGGACGGGCCGACGTGCCGGTCTACGAAGGACTGCACCGCCCCATCGCTCGAAAGGACTTTCCGGTTCCACGCAGCGCGCGCGACATGACGAGCTACATCCATGGCTTCGAATTGCCGCTGCCGCCGCCCACCATCGCCAAGCAGCGCGGGCATGCGGTCGAATTCCTGATCGAGACCTATCGCACGGCGCGCGAGGAAATCGCACTGGTGCCGCTCGGCCCGTCGAGCAATGTGGCGGTCGCGCTGGCCCTGGCGCCGGACTTCGTCGACCTCGTGCCGGAAGTCGTGATGATGGGTGGCGCGCACGCCATCGGCAACACCACGCCATCGACCGGATTCAACACATGGTCAGATCCCGAGGCCGCGGCGTCGGTGCTGGATGCAGGTTTCAGGCAACTGACCATGATTCCGATCGATGCCACGCACCAGGCCTTGATCACGCGAGACGATTGCCGCGAGTTGGCCGCGCTCGGCACGCCTGCGGGCATTGCGGCATCGAAGCTGATCGAACGCCGCATCGCCGGACACATCGCAGGACAGCCGATGAGCGTCCTGGAGAGTACGCCGGTTCACGATCCGCTGTGCGTCGCGTTCCTTACCAATCCGTCGATCGTGACGACGCGATTTCTGCACGTCGCTGTCGAGACCAAGGGTGAGCTGACCCTGGGCAGAACGGTCATCGACGTCTCCAGCCGAAGCGGCAAGGCGCCGAATTGCCATGTCGCATTCCATGCGGATGGCGCTGCATTCACAGCCATGCTCAAGCAGGTCTTCGGCACAGCTCGCCCGCCGCGCAACTGA
- a CDS encoding ABC transporter substrate-binding protein produces the protein MSLKLKFAAVVALLISLVLGQEIAKAADAAAPVTLVVGVQPSMNDIWAGVAAGAFERNGVKLEFQTFSSGPAMFAALQGGAVQMGIGGMTTFYVARANGQKISWIATTGNLNQSDACMVGPNSSVKSPKDLAGKRIGFVNNSVVNGPVLEVLEANGIAKSDVTLMNLQPPAATAALLAGDLDVACLWAPFTFQIESRGGKRLFYMGDTPSGGWGVSGYAVSTAWAEAHPDAVVGFLRALAEGQQAYAKNKQPAIDAVAKATGIAPDLAKKQSEELPFFAVSDSATPGARVSMCGAASGQGLGKILDRASKFFIQAGTLKERLPYDQFLAPAYAVKAFRGPKCTVD, from the coding sequence ATGTCTCTGAAACTCAAATTCGCGGCAGTCGTCGCACTCTTGATTTCTCTGGTTCTCGGGCAGGAGATCGCCAAGGCCGCGGACGCTGCGGCGCCCGTCACGCTGGTGGTCGGCGTGCAGCCCTCCATGAACGACATCTGGGCCGGCGTGGCGGCGGGCGCGTTCGAGCGCAACGGCGTCAAGCTCGAATTCCAGACCTTCAGCTCGGGGCCGGCGATGTTCGCCGCGTTGCAGGGAGGTGCGGTCCAGATGGGCATTGGCGGCATGACCACGTTCTACGTCGCGCGCGCCAACGGCCAGAAGATCTCGTGGATCGCCACCACTGGCAACCTGAACCAGTCCGACGCATGCATGGTCGGGCCGAACAGTTCGGTCAAATCGCCCAAGGATCTTGCCGGCAAGCGCATCGGCTTCGTCAACAACTCGGTCGTGAACGGTCCGGTGCTCGAAGTCCTCGAGGCCAATGGCATCGCCAAGTCCGATGTCACGCTGATGAACCTTCAACCGCCTGCCGCCACGGCGGCGCTGCTTGCCGGGGACCTGGATGTGGCGTGCCTGTGGGCGCCGTTCACGTTCCAGATCGAATCGCGGGGTGGCAAGCGGCTCTTCTACATGGGCGACACGCCGTCCGGGGGATGGGGCGTTTCCGGCTATGCCGTCAGCACAGCCTGGGCCGAGGCCCATCCCGACGCCGTGGTGGGCTTTCTCAGGGCACTGGCTGAAGGCCAGCAAGCGTATGCCAAGAACAAGCAGCCGGCCATCGATGCCGTGGCGAAAGCAACGGGCATCGCGCCCGATCTGGCGAAGAAGCAATCGGAAGAGCTTCCGTTCTTCGCTGTGAGCGACAGCGCCACGCCCGGCGCGAGGGTGTCGATGTGCGGTGCGGCGTCCGGCCAGGGGCTTGGCAAGATCCTGGATCGGGCGAGCAAGTTCTTCATCCAGGCGGGGACGCTCAAGGAGCGCCTTCCCTACGACCAGTTCCTCGCGCCCGCCTATGCCGTGAAGGCTTTCCGTGGACCGAAGTGCACGGTCGACTGA
- a CDS encoding Lrp/AsnC family transcriptional regulator gives MKDESILLDSYSLKILFELQRDARQTVQQISEAVGLSATPCWRRIKDMEAAGVIRGYTVVIDPEKVGLNLSAVTEVNIDRHGETQVRAFEEAVAASPQIVRCVSATGPADYILTVLVPDIKHYEQFLHTTLFQLSGVTHVRSAIVLREVKAGASLPIPGGPAA, from the coding sequence ATGAAAGACGAATCCATCCTTCTCGACTCGTACTCGCTGAAGATTCTTTTCGAATTGCAGCGCGATGCCCGCCAGACGGTTCAGCAGATCTCGGAGGCGGTCGGGCTGTCGGCGACGCCGTGCTGGCGCCGCATCAAGGACATGGAAGCCGCCGGCGTGATCCGCGGCTACACGGTGGTGATCGATCCGGAGAAGGTCGGGCTCAACCTGTCGGCCGTGACCGAGGTCAACATCGACCGGCACGGCGAGACGCAGGTGCGCGCGTTCGAGGAAGCGGTGGCCGCCAGCCCGCAGATCGTGCGCTGCGTCTCGGCCACCGGCCCGGCGGACTACATCCTCACCGTGCTGGTGCCGGACATCAAGCACTACGAGCAGTTCCTGCACACGACGCTGTTCCAGCTGTCGGGTGTCACGCACGTGCGCTCGGCGATCGTGCTGCGCGAGGTGAAGGCAGGCGCGAGCCTGCCGATTCCCGGAGGGCCCG